In the genome of Hyphobacterium sp. CCMP332, one region contains:
- a CDS encoding gliding motility-associated C-terminal domain-containing protein has product MKFSKKLILNGDLKSIISKACPNKNLIYSEINYTDSSANEFSGLLIQDSIGNLLSSNKIELPNHSILQIKELIVSDSNSVFLLGSLIDSVSNSSVAILKFDSKGRIQWANSYFSTGEISIHSAVKYENSLLICGTNLTENNGLLINVSETGSLISSLKLNSSNSSTFNDISIYSNGFIIVGSVEKEASVFHYSFKSDSIKTYLFNSSGNINSLRQIVRRDLNTFYISGYSDAHSSIAGDAIICKWTTDQSQNARFMHIGVANDFEIYNSVIDSNSIITNVGKAEYYGNGIYNGILLQLDSNLNLLNSTVLQNNFSSELHAIVKPNRKRLGFFGIRNDNTANNGIAYGLIDSDSLSFCEFQNAILDTGTFSPGMSTSLLSIDNVNLSVLPIAIQLSNLNLGIQSICKEGYCKIPLEIQGQKQNLCIGDTINFNLKNAFQNISWKLNDQIISNNSSVSLIYDGESIHLTAEVWDDLGCFGFDEIIIHPKKYALEIEGESKLCLNNSEVWYRIIYDKSLELDFQIINGELIQKSGDSLLIDWKNSVSQVLVYLKDSSNCRLAKKSLEIKLDSGIILNPVIYGLTEDSLVELTRLDFSLQSIPEIQNQSFRLYKVMQDISQYQTILLENESKWIDPDYTPGAGYYIETENNCSHTLRSKTHRAIYLDVENQTLKWTDYLGWSKTNTKYNLIRNGIMAEELNSNNYALKSFEEFESCFRIRAKNLETEYVSFSNMQCIDESLRLVLPDVITPNGDGINERFSIPELQMFPSITLSVYNRWGKLIYSKINYDNTWPDRNIENGTYFYRLSFEKDLGIKNYKGWIEVLK; this is encoded by the coding sequence TTGAAATTTAGCAAAAAGTTAATTCTCAATGGTGATTTAAAATCAATTATTTCAAAAGCCTGCCCCAATAAGAATTTAATATATTCCGAAATTAATTATACGGATTCATCTGCGAATGAATTTAGTGGGCTTCTTATTCAAGACAGCATAGGAAATCTTTTAAGCTCAAATAAAATTGAATTACCAAATCATTCCATTCTTCAAATAAAAGAATTGATTGTTTCAGACAGCAATTCGGTTTTTCTACTTGGAAGCCTGATTGATTCAGTCAGTAATAGCTCTGTGGCCATTTTAAAATTTGATTCTAAAGGCCGGATTCAATGGGCCAATTCCTATTTTTCTACAGGGGAGATTTCCATCCATTCTGCAGTCAAATATGAAAATTCCCTGCTAATCTGTGGTACAAATCTTACAGAAAATAACGGCTTACTTATAAATGTTTCAGAAACCGGAAGTCTTATTTCCTCTCTCAAATTAAACAGCTCAAACTCCAGTACTTTTAATGACATATCCATTTACAGCAATGGCTTTATTATTGTTGGATCAGTTGAAAAAGAAGCTTCTGTATTTCATTATTCTTTCAAAAGCGACAGCATTAAAACCTATCTTTTTAATTCTTCAGGCAATATAAACTCTCTGAGGCAAATTGTTCGGCGAGACTTAAATACATTTTATATTTCAGGATACAGCGATGCTCACAGCAGCATCGCGGGCGATGCGATAATTTGCAAATGGACTACAGATCAATCTCAGAATGCAAGATTCATGCATATAGGTGTCGCAAATGATTTTGAGATTTACAATTCTGTAATTGATTCAAATTCAATCATCACAAACGTTGGTAAAGCAGAATATTACGGAAATGGCATTTACAATGGTATTTTATTACAATTGGATTCAAATCTCAACCTATTAAATTCCACTGTCCTTCAGAATAATTTTAGTTCTGAATTGCATGCTATTGTCAAGCCAAATAGGAAACGATTGGGCTTTTTCGGCATAAGAAATGACAATACGGCGAATAATGGGATTGCTTACGGTCTGATAGATTCAGATTCCTTATCGTTTTGTGAGTTTCAAAACGCCATTTTGGATACGGGTACTTTTTCACCGGGCATGAGCACTTCCTTATTATCGATTGATAATGTAAATCTATCTGTCTTGCCAATAGCGATTCAGCTTAGTAATCTCAATTTGGGTATACAAAGTATTTGTAAAGAGGGCTATTGCAAAATACCGCTGGAAATCCAAGGGCAAAAACAAAATTTATGTATCGGTGATACAATCAATTTCAACCTTAAGAATGCGTTTCAGAACATATCATGGAAACTCAATGACCAAATAATCTCAAATAATTCCAGTGTATCATTGATCTATGATGGAGAATCAATTCACCTTACTGCGGAAGTATGGGATGATCTTGGATGTTTTGGATTTGATGAAATCATTATTCATCCAAAAAAATATGCGCTTGAAATAGAGGGGGAAAGCAAACTATGCCTCAACAATTCTGAAGTCTGGTATCGTATCATTTATGATAAATCACTGGAATTAGATTTTCAAATTATAAATGGAGAATTGATACAAAAATCCGGTGATTCTCTTCTGATTGATTGGAAAAATAGCGTTAGCCAAGTTCTGGTTTATTTAAAGGACAGTAGCAATTGTAGGCTTGCAAAAAAATCATTGGAAATTAAGCTCGATTCCGGAATTATTCTTAACCCTGTCATCTATGGGCTGACGGAAGATAGCCTGGTGGAATTAACAAGGCTAGATTTTAGTTTACAATCTATTCCCGAAATTCAAAATCAATCATTTCGGCTTTATAAAGTCATGCAGGATATTTCACAATATCAAACTATTTTGCTTGAAAACGAATCAAAATGGATAGACCCTGATTATACTCCCGGTGCCGGCTATTATATTGAAACCGAGAACAATTGCAGCCATACACTCAGATCAAAAACGCATAGAGCCATTTATCTGGATGTTGAAAATCAAACTTTGAAATGGACCGATTATTTGGGCTGGTCAAAAACGAATACCAAATACAATTTAATTCGGAACGGTATTATGGCAGAAGAATTAAATTCTAACAACTATGCTTTAAAATCATTTGAGGAATTCGAGTCCTGCTTTAGAATTAGGGCAAAAAATTTGGAAACTGAATATGTAAGTTTCTCAAATATGCAGTGCATTGATGAATCCCTTAGGCTTGTTTTACCTGATGTAATTACTCCCAACGGCGATGGTATAAATGAGCGATTTAGCATCCCCGAATTGCAAATGTTCCCATCTATTACCTTAAGCGTATACAACCGTTGGGGAAAATTAATTTATAGTAAAATCAATTACGATAATACCTGGCCTGATAGAAATATTGAAAATGGCACCTATTTCTATAGACTTAGTTTTGAAAAAGACTTGGGAATTAAAAATTACAAAGGCTGGATTGAAGTTTTAAAATAG
- a CDS encoding D-alanine--D-alanine ligase: MAVKSIIPKWEFWPAWLFYIPVYIYASWLVLKARNTTFFSLSNPVMKWGGLFAYSKFKILDALPEHRIPLQLLISPTTSPAEALAMLHKKGIAFPLILKPDKGERGKQVAFIENESAFYEYSLWGKVEVIVQEFINWPLEIGVLWIRDMSHNIGFISSLMERSLLTITGNGLDSVEKLLHKNNRYRPYIKKIKERYPQKSDYIPKNGEQFLIEPIGNHSRGTIFLNAMDKIDVHLVDVMNQLLIPVTGFNYGRLDIRTKSWEELKAGRNFKVLEINGANSEPAHIYNPNSSILKAYKTLFQHWKYMHRIAVYNRKKGLVSENFSELFRAFRSYLSDDQS, from the coding sequence ATGGCGGTTAAAAGTATAATACCAAAATGGGAATTCTGGCCGGCATGGCTATTCTACATCCCTGTTTATATTTATGCTTCATGGCTTGTCCTTAAAGCGCGAAATACTACATTTTTTTCACTATCCAACCCAGTCATGAAATGGGGAGGACTCTTCGCCTATTCCAAATTTAAAATTCTGGATGCTTTGCCTGAGCATCGTATTCCTTTGCAATTGTTGATTTCTCCAACAACGAGTCCGGCTGAGGCATTGGCAATGCTTCATAAAAAAGGAATTGCATTTCCCCTGATTTTGAAACCCGACAAGGGTGAAAGAGGAAAACAGGTGGCTTTCATAGAAAATGAAAGTGCTTTCTATGAATACAGTTTATGGGGAAAGGTTGAAGTCATTGTGCAAGAATTTATAAACTGGCCTCTGGAGATTGGTGTGCTCTGGATCAGAGACATGTCGCACAATATAGGCTTTATTTCATCCCTCATGGAGAGGTCACTATTAACCATAACAGGAAATGGCCTGGACAGTGTGGAAAAACTGCTTCATAAAAATAACAGATATCGACCTTACATTAAGAAAATAAAAGAACGGTATCCTCAGAAATCGGATTATATTCCAAAAAATGGAGAGCAATTTTTAATTGAGCCCATCGGAAATCACAGCCGCGGAACAATATTTTTAAATGCTATGGATAAAATTGATGTCCATTTAGTGGATGTTATGAATCAATTATTAATTCCTGTTACTGGCTTTAATTATGGCAGACTTGATATACGTACTAAATCCTGGGAGGAATTAAAAGCGGGAAGAAATTTCAAAGTTCTTGAAATAAACGGAGCCAACTCTGAACCGGCCCATATTTATAATCCCAATTCTTCCATATTGAAAGCCTATAAAACTTTGTTTCAACACTGGAAATACATGCACAGGATTGCAGTTTACAATCGCAAAAAAGGGCTTGTGTCTGAAAATTTTTCCGAATTATTTCGGGCTTTCCGAAGCTACCTTAGCGATGACCAATCTTAA
- a CDS encoding choice-of-anchor J domain-containing protein produces MRILLFFLALSISSISFSQINTFPYTQDFESFSNCSGTCSGPCNLSAGWSNATNDGAEWFVDFGGTSSLNTGPSQDHNPGTSSGNYLYTETSGCNNQTALLNSPTFDFSLLSNPTIDFWWHMFGTAMGTMHFDLDTGTGVWIQDVIPSWTANTNQWQNTQINLTNLAAFNPNVKFRIRGMTGTSFTSDMAIDDFRIFNDIPDDLAITEVVSPKQDCGVTGVLPIEIEITNLGASDQNNFSLAYQINDNPPVIQQYIGLLASDQKDNFVFQSSFDFTPLQDFKIKTWVIFPQDLNKANDTLSEGVKEAFPLEVVDFSNYNGDNLVNAFPGWREARGNNAPGASLNANWKSSDSLQQLFFGTPTAKINLSGTQNSEWIVSPPVLISNSARLFFSVALTSKDGTQSANMGSDDKLEVYISTDCGNSFNILTTIDAFTTLSNSLRQFAINLISYVGQDVVFAFKAKDGPVNDPEDYDLHITQIEARRVFPNDVGIIDFRTQNGDKIIAANTGENIFIRLKNFGSNTVSNIPIVSKVGVVNYQNVFTGNLASNAETEINIGAYFGDPNGSPFISVKSYTLFSNDTINSNDTLKAVLNVDGATELHDLLEKEISIRPNPFNDHFTLDLGAFSETVKSIKVFDLNGKEIRSVHWNGEKLFNFEGNSLSKGLYIINMEGENFVHRLKCIKE; encoded by the coding sequence ATGAGGATATTATTATTTTTTCTAGCGCTCTCCATCAGTTCAATTTCTTTTTCCCAAATCAACACTTTTCCTTACACACAGGATTTTGAAAGTTTTAGTAATTGCAGCGGAACCTGTAGTGGTCCGTGCAATTTATCAGCGGGCTGGTCCAATGCCACAAACGATGGCGCCGAATGGTTTGTCGATTTTGGGGGGACAAGTTCTTTAAATACAGGCCCTTCTCAGGATCACAATCCGGGAACTTCCTCCGGAAATTATTTATATACGGAAACTTCCGGATGCAATAATCAAACGGCACTATTAAACAGTCCTACATTCGATTTTTCTTTGTTGAGCAATCCTACTATTGATTTTTGGTGGCACATGTTTGGTACGGCGATGGGAACCATGCACTTCGACCTGGATACTGGAACCGGCGTTTGGATTCAGGATGTAATTCCTTCCTGGACTGCTAACACAAATCAATGGCAAAACACTCAGATTAATCTTACAAATCTTGCTGCATTTAATCCAAATGTAAAATTCAGGATTCGCGGAATGACAGGGACTTCTTTTACCAGTGATATGGCAATAGATGATTTCAGAATATTTAATGACATTCCCGATGATTTAGCAATTACCGAAGTTGTAAGTCCAAAACAGGATTGTGGTGTAACCGGTGTTTTGCCGATAGAAATTGAGATCACGAATCTTGGTGCCAGCGATCAAAACAATTTTTCACTGGCCTACCAGATCAATGATAATCCCCCGGTCATCCAGCAATACATTGGATTGCTCGCCTCTGATCAAAAAGACAATTTTGTCTTTCAAAGTAGTTTTGATTTCACCCCTTTGCAGGATTTTAAAATTAAAACCTGGGTTATATTTCCACAGGATCTGAACAAAGCAAATGATACCCTTAGCGAAGGCGTAAAAGAAGCATTTCCGCTTGAAGTCGTTGATTTTAGCAATTATAATGGCGACAATCTGGTCAATGCCTTTCCGGGCTGGAGGGAAGCAAGAGGCAATAATGCGCCCGGAGCAAGTTTGAATGCCAACTGGAAAAGTTCGGATTCTCTTCAGCAATTGTTCTTTGGAACTCCCACAGCCAAAATAAATTTGTCAGGAACACAAAATTCTGAATGGATTGTAAGTCCGCCGGTGTTAATTTCAAATTCTGCACGCTTGTTTTTCAGTGTTGCACTTACTAGTAAAGACGGTACTCAAAGCGCGAATATGGGAAGCGATGATAAATTGGAAGTTTATATTTCTACCGATTGTGGAAATTCATTTAATATTCTAACAACCATAGATGCCTTCACTACCTTATCCAATTCATTAAGACAATTTGCCATCAATCTTATCAGTTATGTTGGTCAGGATGTAGTATTTGCATTTAAAGCCAAGGATGGTCCGGTCAATGACCCCGAAGACTACGATTTACATATAACGCAAATTGAAGCGCGAAGAGTATTTCCGAACGATGTGGGCATAATTGATTTCAGAACTCAAAATGGCGATAAAATCATCGCAGCCAACACAGGTGAAAACATATTTATACGCCTAAAGAATTTTGGTTCCAACACCGTTTCTAATATTCCCATTGTTTCGAAAGTGGGAGTGGTGAATTATCAAAATGTATTTACAGGTAATCTCGCTTCAAATGCGGAAACAGAAATCAATATCGGGGCCTATTTCGGTGACCCAAATGGTTCGCCATTCATTAGTGTAAAGTCCTATACCCTATTTTCAAATGATACTATAAACTCCAATGATACCTTAAAAGCCGTTCTTAATGTGGATGGAGCTACAGAATTGCATGATTTATTAGAAAAGGAAATAAGCATAAGACCCAATCCATTCAATGATCATTTCACGCTTGATTTAGGTGCTTTTTCCGAAACGGTTAAATCGATCAAGGTATTTGATTTAAATGGTAAGGAGATACGTAGCGTCCATTGGAATGGAGAAAAGTTATTTAATTTCGAAGGCAATTCACTCTCTAAGGGATTGTATATTATAAATATGGAAGGAGAGAATTTCGTACATCGATTGAAGTGTATCAAAGAATAA
- a CDS encoding T9SS type A sorting domain-containing protein has translation MLKNLLLNVSNSHYLKIFLSLIFIYSIGNVTNAQTISTFPYIEDFESGNGGWTTGGSGTWSLGTPTKQVINSAASGANCFVTGTLGGQYGPNENSFVESPEFNFSTLQQPVIQMNVWWNSEFSWDGAVLQSSINNGSSWQNVGNFNDPNNWYNDNTINGNPGGQQIGWTGRNSTGNGSGGWVLAKNGMNSLIGQSSVKLRVAFGSDGSVQDEGFAFDDILIFDLKALDIGLLNVSSPTQDCGLGLEDVTVRIRNFGFQTQSNFNISYQLNNQAIVTETYTGSLNQDQEATFTFAQQVNLSSSDNYVISVWTDLTGDENRTNDSTLNIGLKTVLPIIPVTFPGYTGDNLDEAVPGWSEARGQNPSGANSNWTSADSIQMQFFGVNTARVNLSGINQREWLIGPIFRVPQASIMYFNAATTIKDGTANSAMGSDDKLEVMLSNDCGSSWTSMLTLDASTGLDNSLRQYALRLDNYIGQEIILAFKASDGPTNDPEDYDLHLSNFEARFIYPNDAGIVSFRTDNGTQTINANTGTNVYIRLKNFGANTINTIPIIAKMGSVNYQFVRYNNLGPNQEVEINLGGYYASVQGPPQVPFLAYTMYPNDTINQNDTLRTFLNVTGAIGVGLDDQQDKPVKIYPNPSADGVFLLHSDTKLEGIITVYDSKGQKVHELESYDNKLKINLSLLDKGVYILNYKAKGNNSSYKLIYR, from the coding sequence ATGCTTAAAAATTTACTCTTAAATGTAAGTAATAGCCATTACTTGAAAATATTTTTATCTCTGATATTTATCTATTCAATTGGGAATGTCACTAATGCGCAGACAATAAGTACATTTCCATATATCGAAGATTTTGAGAGTGGAAACGGCGGATGGACTACCGGTGGATCGGGAACCTGGTCCCTGGGCACACCAACAAAACAGGTGATTAACAGCGCAGCTTCCGGGGCCAATTGTTTCGTAACCGGTACTCTAGGTGGACAATACGGCCCAAATGAAAACTCATTCGTTGAATCCCCTGAATTTAATTTCTCAACCTTACAACAGCCCGTGATTCAAATGAATGTTTGGTGGAACAGTGAATTTTCATGGGATGGAGCGGTACTTCAGTCCAGTATAAATAACGGTTCCAGCTGGCAAAATGTTGGAAACTTCAATGATCCCAACAATTGGTATAATGACAATACCATTAACGGAAACCCGGGTGGACAACAAATTGGTTGGACCGGCCGAAATTCGACCGGAAATGGTTCGGGAGGCTGGGTATTAGCTAAAAACGGAATGAACAGCCTTATCGGTCAAAGCAGTGTTAAATTAAGAGTGGCCTTTGGTTCTGACGGGAGTGTACAAGATGAAGGATTTGCCTTTGATGATATTTTAATTTTTGATCTTAAAGCCCTTGATATTGGACTATTGAATGTATCCTCTCCAACGCAAGATTGCGGATTGGGTCTGGAAGATGTAACAGTCAGAATAAGAAATTTTGGTTTTCAAACACAAAGCAATTTCAACATTTCATATCAGTTGAATAATCAGGCCATTGTAACAGAAACCTATACCGGAAGCCTTAATCAGGATCAGGAAGCCACATTTACTTTTGCTCAACAAGTGAATTTAAGCAGCAGCGATAATTATGTCATAAGCGTTTGGACCGATCTTACCGGGGATGAAAACCGGACCAACGACTCTACATTGAATATAGGTTTGAAAACTGTTTTGCCGATAATACCGGTAACTTTTCCAGGCTACACCGGCGATAATTTAGATGAAGCAGTTCCCGGCTGGTCTGAGGCGAGAGGACAAAATCCTTCGGGAGCCAATTCAAACTGGACCAGTGCGGATTCAATTCAAATGCAGTTTTTTGGTGTCAATACAGCTCGCGTAAATTTATCGGGAATAAATCAGAGAGAATGGCTGATAGGGCCTATATTCAGAGTTCCTCAGGCATCTATCATGTATTTTAATGCCGCCACCACTATTAAGGATGGCACCGCTAATTCTGCCATGGGCTCCGATGATAAATTGGAGGTAATGCTTTCCAACGATTGTGGATCTTCCTGGACCAGTATGTTGACTCTTGATGCATCTACCGGGTTGGATAACAGTCTCCGGCAATACGCCCTTCGCCTCGATAATTATATTGGTCAGGAAATAATTTTGGCATTTAAAGCCAGCGATGGGCCTACCAACGATCCCGAAGATTACGACTTGCATTTGAGCAATTTTGAGGCGCGATTTATATATCCCAATGATGCGGGAATCGTGAGTTTCAGAACCGACAACGGAACACAAACGATCAATGCAAATACAGGTACAAATGTCTATATCAGATTGAAAAATTTTGGTGCCAACACAATTAATACCATCCCAATAATTGCTAAAATGGGAAGTGTTAATTATCAATTTGTGCGCTACAATAACCTGGGGCCAAATCAGGAAGTAGAAATAAACCTGGGTGGCTATTATGCCTCGGTTCAGGGGCCTCCTCAAGTCCCGTTTTTGGCTTATACCATGTATCCTAATGACACAATCAATCAAAATGATACGCTCCGCACATTTTTGAATGTTACCGGTGCAATTGGTGTTGGATTGGACGATCAGCAAGATAAACCTGTGAAAATATATCCAAACCCATCTGCCGATGGCGTTTTTCTGCTCCATTCCGACACCAAGCTTGAAGGCATAATTACGGTTTATGATTCAAAAGGTCAAAAAGTTCATGAACTGGAATCATATGATAATAAGCTGAAAATCAACTTATCTTTATTGGACAAGGGAGTATATATCCTTAATTACAAGGCAAAAGGGAATAATTCAAGTTATAAGCTTATTTATCGTTAA
- a CDS encoding T9SS type A sorting domain-containing protein yields the protein MRFTLFFCIALFSSSLFAQIQTTFPFIDNFDLATTNWQTSGNLNTWKRGAPSMTQINSAYSGNNAWMTDTLFNYANNRLDALESPLFNFSSLSQAPYLRFKYNMKTESCCDYVKFQYTLDEVNWNSIGKYNTGQNWHNDSTVDYWSGNSNGWKIASHILDTIPLTQNVRFRFLFFSDYSQNNEGFAIDDFEILQNYTDVGLRQLIQPISDACDYPSASPVTVEVENLGQTALNNISISYQLDSNAIVTETIVQIAADTSIQYVFSQGVDLSANAEYELKIWIDSASDNYSINNTLTSTIINLNEINQFPYFTDFESGQEEWIEGGENSTWSFGEPMKSKIRGANSGQNAWVTGNTGFGLYNNNENSYVLSPCFNSTSLNNAELRMAVWWESESDYDGANIQYTLNDGISWQNIDNSNSINWYNNSQIDGLQFSGGTAGWSGNESFNEGSGGFLSSKINENLLAGKSTLRFRVNFGSDINTRDEGFAFDDFYFGESINNDLALLASNKTRFDFCQGESDSLIVDILNLGTAAQSNFYIIYNYANISDSSLYSGTLSSGMQDQVFLGLVQAIDTGNFELKVYSNLPSDGFNQNDSLSIPLSIYADKAQASSSNVQICDSARALLTASGDNLIKWYSDMSRNDLVFVGDTFLTGSITTDTTFYISNTIGLIDTLGPEDNSIGNGSYTNIDSRTRIQVSNYTSILSAAIYANLSGSFDISIEDEQGNTLQSKTFTTNSGKNRIYPGFDLVPGDYIIRVHNFSGTSLYRNTSGAEYGTYSNAYLAILGNNFDPEFYYYLYDLRVSNSQPCEGESSVNVTRGNVSPMANYSFDREKNRFILNNRSQSAQTFTWLFENLSTGTLDSSNTIHPIVFLDTGTYKITLIARSNCGSDTLSRNFVIDEISAIEIFKPREKYELQLYPNPVRDQFSWATEATSNTFEVIIHDIFGREMYRENSNENRGTIFTNNWKPGYYIIQISAEDLLLRSKFIKIGHR from the coding sequence ATGAGGTTTACCCTTTTCTTTTGTATTGCCCTATTTTCAAGCAGTCTCTTTGCTCAAATTCAAACTACATTTCCATTTATCGATAATTTTGATTTAGCCACCACCAATTGGCAAACCAGTGGAAATCTCAATACCTGGAAAAGAGGGGCCCCTTCGATGACTCAGATCAATTCAGCTTATTCAGGAAATAATGCCTGGATGACGGATACTCTATTTAATTATGCCAACAACAGACTCGATGCATTAGAATCTCCCCTTTTTAACTTTTCCTCGCTTTCTCAGGCGCCCTATCTAAGATTTAAATACAACATGAAAACAGAGTCCTGTTGTGATTATGTAAAATTTCAGTACACTCTGGACGAAGTCAATTGGAATAGTATCGGAAAATACAATACAGGGCAAAACTGGCATAATGACAGTACCGTAGATTACTGGAGTGGGAATTCCAATGGCTGGAAAATTGCCTCTCATATCTTAGACACCATTCCTTTGACGCAAAATGTGCGATTTAGATTTTTGTTTTTCTCAGACTACAGTCAGAACAACGAAGGTTTTGCTATTGATGATTTTGAGATTTTACAAAATTATACAGATGTCGGCCTGCGGCAATTGATTCAGCCGATTAGTGATGCCTGTGACTATCCGAGCGCTTCCCCGGTTACTGTTGAAGTTGAAAATTTGGGACAGACCGCTTTAAATAATATCAGTATTTCTTACCAGCTTGACTCAAACGCTATTGTAACTGAAACGATTGTTCAAATTGCTGCGGATACCAGCATACAATATGTGTTCAGTCAGGGTGTTGATTTATCCGCCAATGCAGAATACGAATTAAAAATTTGGATTGATTCAGCGAGCGACAATTACAGCATCAATAATACATTGACCAGCACAATAATAAACCTGAATGAGATCAACCAATTTCCATATTTTACAGACTTTGAATCGGGTCAGGAAGAATGGATTGAGGGAGGAGAAAACAGCACCTGGTCTTTTGGAGAACCCATGAAATCTAAAATCAGAGGGGCAAATTCAGGTCAGAATGCGTGGGTTACGGGAAATACCGGATTCGGGCTTTATAACAATAATGAAAACTCTTATGTATTGAGCCCTTGTTTTAATAGCACTTCATTAAATAATGCGGAATTGAGGATGGCTGTTTGGTGGGAATCAGAAAGCGATTACGATGGCGCTAATATTCAGTATACTTTAAATGATGGAATTAGTTGGCAGAATATCGACAATAGTAATTCTATAAACTGGTATAACAATTCACAGATTGATGGCTTGCAGTTTTCAGGTGGTACCGCCGGTTGGAGTGGAAATGAAAGCTTTAATGAGGGAAGTGGTGGATTTCTTTCTTCGAAGATCAATGAAAATTTGCTGGCCGGAAAATCAACATTGCGATTCAGAGTTAATTTTGGTTCTGATATAAATACCCGGGATGAGGGCTTTGCCTTTGACGATTTTTATTTTGGTGAATCTATTAATAATGATTTGGCGCTCCTCGCTTCGAACAAAACGAGATTTGATTTTTGCCAGGGAGAATCAGATTCACTCATAGTTGATATTCTAAATTTAGGGACAGCGGCACAAAGCAATTTTTACATTATCTATAATTACGCTAACATAAGCGACTCAAGCTTGTATTCCGGTACTTTAAGTTCTGGTATGCAGGATCAGGTTTTTCTTGGATTGGTTCAAGCCATTGATACCGGGAATTTTGAACTCAAAGTATATTCCAATTTACCATCCGATGGTTTTAATCAAAATGATAGCTTAAGTATTCCTTTAAGCATATATGCCGACAAAGCGCAGGCAAGTTCGAGCAATGTTCAAATCTGTGATAGTGCAAGGGCTCTTTTAACAGCCAGTGGTGACAATTTGATAAAATGGTATTCAGATATGAGCAGAAACGATCTTGTGTTTGTTGGCGATACATTTCTCACCGGTTCCATTACCACCGATACTACTTTTTATATTAGCAATACAATTGGCTTAATCGATACCTTAGGACCTGAGGATAATTCTATAGGCAATGGATCCTATACTAATATCGATTCCCGAACAAGAATTCAGGTCAGCAATTATACCTCAATCCTTTCTGCCGCAATTTATGCCAACCTTTCCGGATCATTTGATATAAGTATTGAGGATGAACAGGGAAATACCCTTCAGAGTAAAACCTTTACAACGAATTCAGGAAAAAATAGAATTTACCCGGGTTTTGATCTTGTTCCCGGCGATTACATCATTCGGGTGCACAATTTTAGCGGCACAAGCTTATATAGAAATACTTCGGGCGCAGAATACGGTACCTATTCAAATGCATATCTTGCCATTCTTGGAAATAATTTTGATCCGGAATTTTATTATTACCTCTATGATCTGAGAGTTTCAAATTCACAACCTTGCGAAGGAGAATCCAGTGTAAATGTAACAAGGGGGAATGTCAGTCCAATGGCGAATTATAGCTTTGACCGTGAAAAAAACAGGTTCATTCTTAATAACCGGTCTCAATCGGCTCAAACATTTACCTGGTTATTTGAAAACCTTAGCACAGGTACTTTGGACTCTAGTAATACTATCCATCCGATTGTATTTCTCGATACGGGGACTTACAAAATTACCTTAATCGCGAGAAGCAATTGTGGAAGTGATACGCTAAGTCGCAATTTTGTAATCGATGAAATTAGCGCGATAGAAATATTTAAGCCTAGAGAAAAATATGAATTGCAATTGTATCCCAACCCTGTCCGGGATCAGTTTTCATGGGCTACAGAAGCCACTTCAAATACATTTGAAGTTATAATTCACGATATCTTTGGCCGGGAAATGTACCGGGAAAATTCCAATGAAAACAGAGGGACAATATTTACAAATAATTGGAAGCCGGGATATTATATCATTCAGATTTCTGCAGAAGACCTTTTATTAAGAAGCAAATTTATTAAGATTGGTCATCGCTAA